A portion of the Macaca mulatta isolate MMU2019108-1 chromosome 2, T2T-MMU8v2.0, whole genome shotgun sequence genome contains these proteins:
- the KLHL40 gene encoding kelch-like protein 40 — protein sequence MALGLEQAEEQRLYQQTLLQDGLKDMLDHGKFLDCVVRAGEREFPCHRLVLAACSPYFRARFLAEPERAGELHLEEVSPDVVAQVLHYLYTSEIALDEASVQDLFAAAHRFQIPSIFTICVSFLQKRLCLSNCLAVFRLGLLLDCARLAVAARDFICAHFSLVARDADFLGLSADELIAIISSDGLNVEKEEAVFEAVMRWAGSGDAEAQAERQRALPTVFESVRCRLLPRAFLESRVERHPLVRAQPELLRKVQMVKDAHEGRITTLRKKKKGKDAAGVKEADKGTGEAKAEEDEEAERILPGILNDTLRFGMFLQDLIFMISEEGAVAYDPAANECYCASLSNQVPKNHVSLVTKENQVFVAGGLFYNEDNKEDPMSAYFLQFDHLDSEWLGMPPLPSPRCLFGLGEALNSIYVVGGREIKDGERCLDSVMCYDRLSFKWGESDPLPYAVYGHTVLSHMDLVYVIGGKGSDRKCLNKMCVYDPKKFEWKELAPMQTARSLFGATVHDGRIIVAAGVTDTGLTSSAEVYSITDNKWAPFEAFPQERSSLSLVSLVGTLYAIGGFATLETESGELVPTELNDIWRYNEEEKKWEGVLREIAYAAGATFLPVRLNVLRLTKM from the exons ATGGCGCTGGGCTTGGAGCAGGCGGAGGAGCAGCGGTTGTACCAGCAGACGCTGCTGCAAGACGGTCTCAAGGACATGCTGGACCATGGCAAGTTCCTCGACTGTGTGGTGCGGGCGGGCGAGCGCGAGTTCCCGTGCCATCGCCTGGTGCTGGCCGCCTGCAGCCCCTACTTCCGGGCGCGCTTCCTAGCCGAGCCGGAGCGCGCGGGCGAGCTGCACCTGGAGGAGGTGTCCCCAGACGTGGTGGCCCAGGTGCTGCACTACCTGTACACGTCAGAGATCGCGCTGGACGAGGCGAGCGTGCAGGATTTGTTCGCCGCGGCGCACCGCTTCCAGATCCCTTCCATCTTCACCATCTGCGTGTCCTTCCTGCAGAAGCGCCTGTGCCTCTCCAACTGCCTGGCCGTCTTCCGTCTTGGCCTCCTGCTCGACTGCGCGCGTCTCGCCGTGGCTGCCCGAGACTTCATCTGCGCTCACTTCTCGCTGGTGGCGCGCGACGCTGACTTCCTCGGACTCTCGGCCGATGAGCTCATCGCCATCATCTCTAGTGACGGCCTTAAcgtggagaaggaggaggcggTGTTCGAGGCCGTGATGCGGTGGGCTGGCAGCGGCGACGCCGAGGCGCAGGCTGAGCGCCAGCGCGCGCTGCCCACCGTCTTCGAGAGCGTGCGCTGCCGCTTGCTGCCGCGCGCCTTTCTAGAGAGCCGCGTGGAGCGCCACCCTCTCGTGCGTGCCCAGCCCGAGTTGCTGCGCAAGGTGCAGATGGTGAAGGATGCACACGAGGGCCGCATCACCACGCTGcggaagaaaaagaagggcaaaGACGCAGCCGGGGTCAAGGAGGCTGATAAGGGCACAGGCGAAGCCAAAgcagaggaggatgaggaggccGAACGTATCCTTCCTGGGATCCTCAATGACACCCTGCGCTTCGGCATGTTCCTGCAGGACCTCATCTTTATGATCAGTGAGGAGGGCGCTGTGGCCTACGATCCAGCAGCCAACGAGTGCTACTGTGCCTCCCTCTCCAACCAGGTCCCCAAGAACCACGTCAGCCTGGTTACCAAGGAGAACCAGGTCTTTGTGGCTGGAGGCCTCTTCTACAACGAAGACAACAAAGAAGACCCCATGAGCGCATACTTCCTGCAG TTTGACCACCTGGACTCAGAGTGGCTGGGGATGCCACCACTGCCCTCACCCCGCTGCCTCTTTGGCCTGGGAGAGGCTCTCAACTCCATCTACGTGGTCGGTGGCAGAGAGATCAAGGACGGCGAGCGCTGCCTGGACTCGGTCATGTGCTACGACAGGCT GTCATTCAAATGGGGTGAATCGGACCCGCTGCCTTACGCGGTGTATGGCCACACAGTGCTCTCTCACATGGACCTTGTCTACGTCATTGGCGGCAAAGGCAGTGACAG GAAGTGCCTGAACAAGATGTGCGTCTATGACCCCAAGAAGTTCGAGTGGAAGGAGCTGGCACCCATGCAGACCGCCCGCTCACTCTTTGGGGCCACTGTCCATGATGGCCGCATTATTGTGGCAGCTGGGGTCACTGACACAGGGCTGACCAGTTCTGCCGAAGTGTACAGCATCACAGACAACAA GTGGGCACCCTTCGAAGCCTTCCCACAGGAGCGTAGCTCACTCAGCCTGGTCAGCCTGGTGGGTACCCTCTATGCCATCGGTGGCTTTGCCACACTGGAGACTGAGTCTGGAGAGCTGGTTCCCACAGAGCTCAATGACATCTGGAG GTATAACGAGGAGGAGAAGAAGTGGGAGGGTGTCCTGCGGGAGATCGCCTACGCAGCAGGTGCCACCTTCCTACCAGTGCGGCTTAATGTGCTGCGCCTGACCAAGATGTGA